GGGATAGTCCGATAAAAGACGGAAAAGGGTCTGTATAATACTTCAGTGGCAACGATGTCGAAAAAAGGTTACTCCATACGTCGGTCTCCGACGAGTAAACACTAGCAACCGGTAGTTGATTGTCGCCGTTGCCTACCAAGACCACCTGGAAGTGGTCAGCATCTCCAGCAGACCGAAACACCGCTCCATTGAAGCGTTTCCCTGTGTCGAACCCCGGGGGAATCCCAGGGTTGTGCTGCTCACCAGTGATAGGGTCCCACACCAGAACATGGCGCTTTAGCGGTTCAAGGTGCTTGACATGGACTAGTACGAGGCCATCGCGACATCCGAAGGTGGACAAGTCCGGTCCTTCTTCACGCTGACACTGCCAGGACAATCGCCCGGGTGGAATACGATCAGGGCCCTCCAGAGCAGGTACGAAGGAGAGGTATGGAGGATTTCGGTCGTAGAAACCAATTATGGGAAGGTTGCCGCGGTGGTAGCGCCGGAAGCGGCGGGAGAAGCCTGGCTCGGAGATGAGAAGGTGCCAGCGCCTGCAAACGGCGGAGGCACGAGGGAGAGACGACGGCTGCGGGGGCAGACGAAGGAGGATCTCCAAGAGAAGGTCATCATCTTCAAGGGGCCCCACCACCGGCGAGCGGGGATGCCGGGGGATGCTACTACTCGTCTCACCCTCCTCACGCCTCATGCCGGATGCCGTGGAGTCTCGGCGAAGCAACAGCAGCAGAAGCCCAAAGTGAACGGCAAAGCAGTAGGGCACCTTCAACTTGTAATACCTTTTCTTTTGACGTGAACAACTTGTAATATTAGCTGCCGGATGAACTGCTGAGCGGAATATCTGAATCCTTAGTTGACGCTACAGCCTACAGCTCATTATATATGCGTAGGACACGACCAACTTCTTTGCAAGTAACGTGATTGTACTGAAGTCGGATTCTATCCCATACGAACCGATCCGAACACGGTTCAAACTGACACTTCTAGGAAGGAAGCAATCCGAACACGTATACAACCTGAACTCTGATTCTAACCTAGGATCGGGCCGAGTCCCAAACAACTCGTATTATCAAACATTTGGAAAGATGATTTATATATTATCCAGATAAATTTAGCACGTCAAAATGGAAAAGGAATAAACTTGTAATTTTCCTGCCACAAATGGACTTGCCACATGCAGGAATTGTCCTACAAGTGATAAAATGAACAATAAATCATAAATTCCAAGCCATGTCCTTGCTACGCATTTTAGATTATTAGCAATATTAGGAGAGATCACTGCATTGTATGAAAGATATTTATCTAGCTTTAAACTCTTGAaataggctttcgccccgctttataaataaaacAACCAACAAGTTCATACAACGAGTAGCAAAACACCGAAAGAGGGGCCTCAGCACAAGCAAGCCCAAATAAGTCCACTTTAGCTAGTATGTAAGTCGAGTGAATTTTAAATTTGGGTAAGTCGATTTTCTTACCATTGATTTTTTTGTCAAGATTCGTTtttttttttgtagtttcatGGCTTCTTAGCCTAATGTTTTACTTGCCGCCTAACTGGGATAAGTCGATTTTTCATTAGGTTGCATTTTTTACTTGCCCCTGTTTGGGGTAAGTCAATTTTTTTATTGGGATTGATGGTTGTTGGATATTGCCTATTTTTTTGTTTGtatgtgtttttgtttttttctttatttttatttttagtcaGATTTTCTTTTACTACTAGGGTTTTTGGCCAGATTGTATTACTGCAAATGTATACACGCAGGTACTATACACTCACACTACACTTTTGTGTGCTTACTCTTTGCATATTAAAAAAAATACAATTTTTGTGCAAAGTTGTGGGCAATTTTTAATACAATTTATGTGTAAAGTTGTGTGcaattttttttacttttctttCCTCTTAAAGGTTAATACCAATGTCACTAATCCAtttcttttaaaaaaatattaattttattttctttttctcttttaaGGATAATATCATTGCCACTAATTGAAATTTATTTTTGTGAAATTCCACTATATATgtttattcttgcatattatcTGTGTATATTACGTGAGAATTTTGTCATTACTTGTTTTATAAGTTTTTTCTTATTTGTTTTTCTTCCTAAAGATTAATACCACTGTCAGTAATTCATTCTTCTCTAGAAAACTTGATTGTCTTGATTGTTTGttttagtttttattttattttctttattttaaGGGTAATACCAAATGCACTAATTCATTCCTTCTTATGAAACTTCTTGTTGCAAAAATTATATTATATATACTTGTTCTTGCATATGACAAAAAACCGCAATTTCTACATAAACTGTGTGCAATTTTTTTACCAATGCCACCAATCATTTTTCCTTGCaaaattttaaaattttgttatagttatttttttttcatttctggACTTTttaaagggtaataccaatgccactaattcatccTTCCCTTAGAAACAAttcattattttgatttagttttagttttcattccattttctttcttctttaagGGTAGTGCTAATGCCGAAACGACGGATGCCCAGGTCCCATGGCGAAGCGCCTTCGAGGGGAGTGCGGATTTCATCGGACCCTCACTCGGTGCCGGAGCTTGACGGCGATGTTGGATGCCAATGCGGGAGGTGGGCGGCATGACGAGATATGCTAGGGAGTTGAGTGAACGCCAAGGGTTATGGCACTCACGCGCTCAATGGTCATTCTCCAAGCAACGAGAGAATCAGAAGGGATCTCTGCAATCCACCGCACGGTGTCCAGGGGCGAAGCATCGACAACATCTGCCATGAAGCCAAGCGGCGATGGGATGGGGGCAAATTCCGGGGTTGGCGACATCAGACGGCGCTGGTCACGCCGTGACAGCACCTCCTGCCACccccttgaaggaaatatgccctagaggcaataataaagttgttatttatatttccttatatcatgataaatgtttattattcatgctagaattgtattaacccgaaacttgatacatgtgtgaatacatagacaaaacaaagtgtccctagtatgcctctacctgaccatagacatgtgttgtcatttgatgaacgggatcacatcattaggagaatgatgtgatggacaagacccatccgttagcttagcactatgatcgtttagtttattgctattgctttcttcatgacttatacatgttcctatgactatgagattatgcaactcccgaataccggaggaacacttagtgtgctatcaaacatcacaacgtaccagggtgattataaagatgctctacaagtgtctccgatggtgtttgttgagttggcatagatcgagattaggatttgtcactccgtgtatcggagaggtatctctgggccctctcggtaatgctcatcactataagccttgcaaccaatgtgactaatgagttagttgcaggatgatgcattacgaaacgagtaaagagacttgtcggtaacgagattgaactaggtatggtgataccaacgatcgaatctcgggcaagtaacataccgatgacaaagggaacaacgtgtgttgttatgcggtttgaccaataaagatcttcgtagaatatgtaggagccaatatgagcatccaggttccgctattggttattgaccggagatgtgtctcggtcatgtatacatagttctcgaacccgtagggtccgcacgcttaacgttcgatgatgaattgtattatgagtttatgtgatttgatgaccaaaggttgttcggagtcccggatgagatcacaaacatgacaaggagtctcgaaatggtcgataggtaaagatcaatatattggaaggctatattcggagatcggaaaggttccgagtgattcgggtatttttcggagtaccggagagttacgggaattcaccgggggaagtagtgggccttaatgggccatacgggaaaggagagaagggcctcaaggggtggccgcgggCCCTCCCATgacaagtccgaattggactagggaggggcggcgcccccctctctttccttctccctctcctactccttccctctctcccctcttggaaaaggaaggggactccaactaggattgggaatcctagttggactccccctataggcgcgcccctcctaggccggcctcctcctcctacctcctatatatatgtgggcagggggcaccccaaaggcactccaagattggtcttagccgtgtgcggtgcccccctccacagttacacaccacGGTCATATCATCgacgaagccctgcgccggtaacttcatcatcatcgtcgccacaccgtcgtgctgatggaactcttcttcggcctcaactagatcaagagcatgagggacgtcatcgatatgaacatgtgctgaacgcggaggtgccgtacattcggtacttggatcggttggatcgcgaagacgttcgactacatcaaccgcgttactaaactcttccgctttcggtcaacgagggtacgtagacacactctccccgctcgttgctatgcatcttctagatagatcttgcgtgatcgtaggtaaattttttgaaatactacgttccccaacagtggcatccgtgccaggtctatgcgtagatgttatatccACGAGTAGGACacaagagttgtgggcgataatagtcatactacttaccagcatgtcatactttgattcggcggtattgttggatgaagcggcccagaccgacattacatgaccgcgttcatgagactggttctatcgccgtgcttcgcacacaggtggctagtgggtgtctgtttctcgaattttagttgaatcgagtgtgactacgcccggtccttgttgaaggttaaaacatcacacttgatgaaaaatcgttgtggttttgatgcgtaggtaaggacggttcttgctaagcccgtagcagccacgtaaaacttgcaacaacaaagtagaggatgtctaacttgtttttggagggcatgctgtgatgtgatatggtcaagacatgatgatatataaattgttgtatgagatgatcatgttttgtaaaagttattcgcaattggcaggagccttatggttgtcactttattgtatgaaatgcaatcgccataattgctttactttatcactaagcggtagcgatagtcgttgaagaatagttggcgagacaaaaccgatgcttcgatggagatcaaggtgtcaagccggtgacgatggtgatcgtgacggtgctttggagatggagatcaaaggcacaagatgatgatggccatatcatatcacttatattgattgcatgtgatgtttatcttttatgcatcttattttgcttagtacgacggtagcattataagatgatcccttactaaaatttcaaggtataagtattctccctgagtatgcaccgttgcgacagttcttcgtgccgagacaccacgtgatgatccgGTGTGAtaattgtcggtgtcaaaaccggcggatctcgggtagggggtcccgaactgtgcgtctaaggtggatggtaacaggaggcgggggacacaatgtttacctaggcttgggccctctcgatggaggtaataccctacttcttgcttgattgatcttgatgatatgagtattacaagagttgatctaccacgagatcatagaggctaaaccctagaagctagcctatggtatgattgttgttgttatatggactaaaccctccggtttatatagacaccggagggggctagggttacacagagtcggttacaagggaggagatatacatatccgtatcgccaatcttgccttccatgccaaggagagtcccatccggacacgggatgaagtcttcaatcttgtatcatcatagtccaacagtccggccaaaggatatagtccggctatccgaggaccccctaatccaggactccctcaataatctctatgttcacatacaacgggtgcaagccagttttgcacacgcagaatactcgggttaaacttgacgagcctcgcatatgcagatatggcttcggaacactgagaccggaaggtcgagcgtgaatcatatagtagatatgatcaacatagtgatgttcaccattgaaaacttctccatctcacgtgatgatcggacatgatttagttgatatggatcacgtgatcatttagatgactagagggatgtctatctaagtgggagttcttaagtaatatgattaattgaactttaatttatcatgaacatggtcctgatagtatttgcataactatgttgtagatcaatagctcgcgatgtagctccccgtttatttttgatatgttcctagagaaaaactatgttgaaagatgatagtagcaatgatgcagactaggtccgtgatctgaggattatcctcattgctgcagagaagaattatgtccttgatgcaccgctaggtgacggacctattgcaggagcagataacagacgctaaaccctagaagctagcgtatggtatgattgttgttgtcctatggactaaaccctccggtttatatagacaccggagggggctagggttacacagagttggttacaagggaggagatctacatatccgtatcgccaagcttgccttctacgccaaggagagtcccatccggacacgggacgaagtcttcaatcttgtatattcatagtccaacagtctggccaaaggatatagtccggctgtccgagcaacccctaatccaagactccctcagtagcccctgaaccaggcttcaatgacgatgatccggcgcgcagatttgtcttcggcattgcaaggcgggttcttcctctgaatactccatagaagatcttgaacacaaggatagtgtccgtctctgcaaaacaagttccacataccaccgtagagagaataacatttccacaaatctaatctgctgacgacTTTTCATAACATGACATCAGACCACGGCCTGATCATTATTCGAAACGTTTTCTCAATCAGGTTGCCACTGCGCGTTTTGCGAGACGATTTTATTGGCACGCCTTGTcaaagtagagatcgtgtcccccttgttacgggattctcatcactacggatgtgggtaacccaatcatgcccgttggtatgactcctcgattttaggcaagtcccaaacggccacgaggaggacgcttgatattcaccctctttataaagaggccaaggcctgtcctttttcTTCTCGTACTCGATCGAATACTTCCCCCGCCTCGAGTTTCAATACCCAAGGCTCAGGTCAGGCGCTTCAGACCTTCAACCATGTCccgatccaaccttcaaggtcggtggatgccctcctctatCACAGAGGaagacatcaagaagctaagagaggcTAGGTActtgaccgccgaaatctcgcagaggctacctgctcgagggcaggtcattcccactcccgaacccggcgagagcatcgtattcatctctcacttcctccgagtGCTAGGCCTCGTTCTAGATCCCTTTGTTAGGGGCTCACgttctattacgggctggatttccatgatctggctccggattccatccttcacatctcgtcgttcatcgtcgtgtgtgaagccttcctccgcattaccccccacttcggcttatggctcaggacctttaatgtgaagccgaagatgattgaggggcgacatgcagagtgcggaggtgccgtaataagcaaaggcgccgatgttccatggccaaagggttccttcccggaggtgtcccgtttatggcaacgggagtggttttatatcacagctccccggggtaccaagtgggtagccgcccctgcctttcgctcgccccccgccacaactgacgtcatggatcaacaaggggctggactgggggccagtaaatgatgtgccgatattgcagagtcgcatccgagatctcctcgagagagatgtcagcctggtcacggtaatgcaagtcatgctattTCGTCGAGTCCCACCTTGCAAACGTTGAcccctccgtatgtgggagttcaacccggaaggaccgcgagctattcagcacttcctcggcatgacgctcgaagagatgtacaaaTTGTTCTTCGGACCAGAAATAaggtgtccggacaccaccgaggatgcggttctgagctgcaatcgtccagatacccaagtaagtagtcccgtgccgaacacgttgtcttttaatttatcacaacatcatccTGAAATgtcgccttttgaccaggactggataaaaaaggcgaagatgatcaggtgtccggccccccttcccgagggctcaccggatcctgtactagccaggatgcttgagcttgcaccttatcaagcgccatctagggaaggtaaagggaggaacaaagaggCCGAGAGCGAGCCTCACTTACTATTCATCCAGACCGGGGGAATCAGTGCCTCctcgaaggaggataaccgggggggAGAATCTAAAGttccctctccccagggaaggaagaggaccgcctctgaagacttggaagtaATGGTCTCCAAGCGAGGGAAGAATCCTTTGTCGGAGGGTCCTACCCCGGAGGGTACCCTTGCCgtacagtgcccgcaaggggatcagccctccaccgagctgcaAGTAAACAAAGAGTACTTAATAGTAAAAATATCCTGCTTTACttctgaggacaataaccgaaGCATATATCTTGTAGTTCGGGTCATAGCCCTTCTTGACAGAGTTCgtcctcgggggatcttcttccggagatgatggagagcaaaacacctccccatgcctccccgtctcatgaggcgggcgaccctgaggtgtcgtcacggagggtttctcctgatccgccaaggccagagggtaatccttcggccacccgaagcccggagtattcggctcctaaggagagccgCAGAAAGAGTCCGGAACCGTCCGGTGTGCGATcggacgcactgatgaatcttctggagcaagcggctgtCTCGGAAACGCATCATGCTCTAATGGggcacggtggttgagaggatttcatccgctgaaagcgggttgcatgaagctttttaTGAGTCTGCTGAAAGGCTTTGAG
The sequence above is a segment of the Aegilops tauschii subsp. strangulata cultivar AL8/78 chromosome 6, Aet v6.0, whole genome shotgun sequence genome. Coding sequences within it:
- the LOC109774848 gene encoding uncharacterized protein, whose product is MRREEGETSSSIPRHPRSPVVGPLEDDDLLLEILLRLPPQPSSLPRASAVCRRWHLLISEPGFSRRFRRYHRGNLPIIGFYDRNPPYLSFVPALEGPDRIPPGRLSWQCQREEGPDLSTFGCRDGLVLVHVKHLEPLKRHVLVWDPITGEQHNPGIPPGFDTGKRFNGAVFRSAGDADHFQVVLVGNGDNQLPVASVYSSETDEFPTLAAWSGLGWNSRV